AGGGTTTTGCCTGCGCGGGAGCAACCGGGAGCCATGCCCGTGCCGAAATCCGAATTCGAAGATCTGCGGCCGCTCACGTTCCGCGATCCCGAGGAAGTGCTCGACCCCGACGAAATGTACACAGTCTACGAGATCGCCCGCCTCTTCCAGGGGCTCGACCCGGGGCAGGACCTCGACCCGACCACCGAGAACATCCTGCTCGACTGGACGATCCCGTGGGTGCTCGACAACGCCGAGTCGTTCGTCTTCGCCGAACCCGCCGACGACGCCGAACCCGGCCACTACGGCCTCGCGACCGGCGACGCTGGCGGCGACGAGTCCGGATCCACGGCCGACGAATGACGCTGCTCGTCGCGGGGTCGGACCGCGTCGACGCCGGCAAGACCACCTTCACCGTCGGCCTCCTCGACCGCCTCGACGCCGTCGGGTTCAAGCCGCGCGCCGGCAACGACCGCTGGTTCGACCACGACGACCACCGCCACGCCGTCGAGCAGGGCCGCCTGTTCGGCAAAGACGCGCGCCGACTGGTGGGAGCCGCACCGGAACCGCTCGACCCCGAGGACGTGAACCCGATCCACCGGCTCTGGCGTCCGTCACCGGGCCCCGGCGCGGGGCTGCTCGGCAAGACCGACCGCGAGTTCGTCGTCGATCGCGTCGCCGAGACCTACGTCGTCAACGACACCGTCGAGCTTCCCCCGGAGGTCCGCGAGCACCTCCCGGTCGAAGAAGCCGTCCGGGTCTCGTCGCTCGCCGAACTGAACGAGGTCATGGCGAACCTGCATCTCGTCGCCCTGGACGGCATCGGCCGTCGGATCGCCGAGCGGGAGCCTGCGGTTGTCGAGTCGTACAGTGACGTGGCCCTCCCGCTCCGCGAGTTCGAGCCAGACGCCGTGGCCGTCGTGGAACCGACTCGGGTGCGGGTCTACGATGGCCAACGATACGCCAAGGCCTGCGCCGTCGCCAGCGGTGGCCACGAGGAAGGCCAGCTCGAACAGCGGGTTCCGGCGGTCGTCGACCTGCTCGACCCCATCGCGTCCGTGTCGCTACCGGCACTCTCGAGCGAAGATCGGAAGGATCCCGCTGCGGTCGCGAGGGCGTACGATCAGGCCTACGACGAACTGCTCGCGGCAGTGGCGTGAGGAGCGGTTCGCTCCAACCTATCCCATCCGGGCGGCCTGCCCCGCGAGTTCGACGTCCTGGTAGGGGTTCGCGTCGACGCTGGGGCCGTGTCCCGTGTGCATGACGCCGAGGTCCTCGTCGATGACCG
Above is a genomic segment from Halorientalis sp. LT38 containing:
- a CDS encoding DUF5827 family protein gives rise to the protein MPVPKSEFEDLRPLTFRDPEEVLDPDEMYTVYEIARLFQGLDPGQDLDPTTENILLDWTIPWVLDNAESFVFAEPADDAEPGHYGLATGDAGGDESGSTADE
- a CDS encoding ATPase; protein product: MTLLVAGSDRVDAGKTTFTVGLLDRLDAVGFKPRAGNDRWFDHDDHRHAVEQGRLFGKDARRLVGAAPEPLDPEDVNPIHRLWRPSPGPGAGLLGKTDREFVVDRVAETYVVNDTVELPPEVREHLPVEEAVRVSSLAELNEVMANLHLVALDGIGRRIAEREPAVVESYSDVALPLREFEPDAVAVVEPTRVRVYDGQRYAKACAVASGGHEEGQLEQRVPAVVDLLDPIASVSLPALSSEDRKDPAAVARAYDQAYDELLAAVA